From the genome of Treponema denticola:
GGAAAGAATATATAGAATCGGAAAAACAGGAAATACATGTAATGATTTTAACAAAAATAATAGATGATGTTACTTCGTGGCTCTTCTTCTAAATTCACCAAGTTGTTTTCGTCCTATAAATTTATAAGATTTTTTAAAATTTTACCGAACCTGAAAACAAGTTATAGTCTAATTCTTGGAAATCTTCCAAGACATCATCGGGGTAGGGCGGCGTTTTGCCTCTTTTTACCCTTTCCATTGCCGATTCCCAAAGAATAAGAGAATTTGTATCAAGCTTTTCCTGCTGTTCCAAGGCCATGCTTCTATAAGGGTGCTTATGAAGCGGAATATTTCCTGCCATGGCATGGTTTAAGAGCTTCCAGTTGGAATGTATTAAATCCCTTACCGTCTTAAAAACTTCATCTCGGGAATCCAAAAATTTAAGGGCATAACGGTTTTTTAAGCCCGTTCTATCTTCTTCATAGAAGGCCTTAACTTTAGGGTTATTTGTAATAATAAGTCTTTGATTAGTTTGTGAATCTTTTTGCATATCTTGTGTTTTGGAAATAAAAGTAAAGATAAAGGGCAGCTTAAGCTGCCCTTTTTAGTGCTTATTTGTACTGACTTGCGTCGTAGGGGAGGCCCTTGTTATAGTCTCGTAAGACTTTAGCAACGGTTCCGCTTAAGAATAGCAAGGCTATAAGGTTCGGTATAACCATGATTCCGTTAAAGAAGTCGGTCAATTCCCAAACCAAGTCAATCTTAAGCAAGCTTCCGACAAAGATGAAGATAACTACCAGAAGCTGATAGGGAATAAGTCCCTTTGTTCCGAATAAGTATCTGATGTTTGTTTCTCCGAAGTAGTACCAACCGATGATGGTTGAGAAAGCAAAGAAGAAAAGACATACGGCAATGAAAAGATAGCCGAATGTGGATCCGAACAAGTGCTGTGCGAAAGCTTCTTGAACGAGCTTAATTCCCTTCATTGTGGCTTCGCCTCCTTCAAATTGTACAACGCCTGAGCTTAAAACGGTAAATACAGTAATGTTTAAAACGATGAAAGTGTCTATAAATACGGCAACGATACCAAGTACACCCTGTTCTACGGGGTGTTTTACGTCGGCAACAGCGTGGGCATGAGGTGTAGAACCCATACCTGCTTCGTTAGAGAAAAGACCTCGTGCAACACCGTAACGTACTGCTCTTCCCATTCCGAAACCGAGAGCTCCGCCCCAAACAGCCTTGGGATTAAATGCACCTTTAAAGATCATAGCAAACATTTCGGGGATCTGAGCTGCATTGATGATAATGACTATAAGACCGACCACAATGTAAACAATAGCCATGATGGGAACTACTTTTTCCGTAACCGAAGCAATTCGCTTAACACCGCCCATGAAAATAATACCGGCAATTACTGCAAGAACTGCACCTGTAATCCATGTAGGAATATGGAAAGCATTCTGGAAGGCATCCGAAATTGAGTTAGCCTGAACCATGTTACCCATGAATCCGAGAGCAAGAATGATGGCTATGGCAAAGAAACCTGCAAGGAATTTTGCAAAGCCTTCTCCTACCTTATTTTTTAGACCTGCAGAAATATAGTATGCAGGACCTCCTACTGTTTGCCCCGAATCATCCTTTGTTTTGTAAATTTGAGCAATAGAAGCTTCAGCAAAGTTCGTTGCCATACCTGCAAGAGCTGCAAGCCACATCCAGAAGATAGCTCCGGGACCGCCCATGATGAGGGCTGTCATGGCTCCTACTAGGTTTCCTGTTCCTACCTGTGCTGCAATAGCTGTAGCTACAGCTTGGAAAGAGCTCATTCCGTGCTTTCCGGCTTCTTTTCCGCTTAATGAAAAGTTACCGAAAAGGCGTTTCCAGCCTGCTCCGAATTTTGTAAACTGTACTCCTCCTAACCGGATTGTAAAGAACAAACCGGTACCGCATAGAAGCGGAATGAGGAAGTAAACACCCCAGATAAATCCGTTAGCCGACGAAACAAGGCTTGTAAGATTTTGTAAAAATTGTTCCATAGTGCGATTAAACTCCTTTTACGCATATAGCGATATAGACTTGTTAAAGACAAGCGACACTAACTATACAATCAAAATTACAAGTTGTCAAGATATTGATACGTAAAAATAAAATACTTTTATAATTATGTTCACTTTTTTATATAAAATAACTTGACTTTGAACGTTGTTTTTGTATAATGTAGATGTATGAAAAGAAGATACTTTCAAATTATAAAACTGATGCAAAAAGATAAGGATATTTCGCAAAGAAATATTGCTAAGACCTTAAAAATATCCTTGGCCTATGTGAATAAGATTTTATTTGATATGGAGCATGACGGTTTTTTGTATACCGAAGGAGTTCCGCCTTTTGGGAAAAAGCGGCTTACGGAAAATGCCTTAAAAGCTTTTGAGGAATGTAAGGTGGATAATGCAATTATTATGGCTGCCGGTTTCGGCTCGCGTTTTGTACCCTTAACCTATGCAACGCCTAAGGGCTTGTTGGAAGTATTCGGTGAAAGAATGATCGAAAGGCAAATTGAACAGCTGAAAACTGCCGGCATTAACGATATAACTATAGTCGTAGGCTATTTAAAGGAAACCTTTGAATATCTTATAGATAAGTACGGTGTAAAATTCGTATATAATCCTGACTTTAAAAATTAAAACAATCTTTCGACCCTTTACCATGTAAGAGATGAGCTTAAAAGCACCTATATTCTTTCAAGCGATAATTGGCTTAGGGAGAACATGTATCATTCCCATGAATATGATTCATGGTATTCTTCCGTTAAGGTAACCGGCAAAACAAAGGAGTGGATATTAAAGCTAGGTCTGCACGATAAAATTATGAGCGTAAAAAGTGGGAGGCCGAAGCGGCTGGGTTATGTACGGCCCCGTCTATTTTTCAAAGGAGTTTTCGGATAAGATACGTCCCTTGATTGAAGAAGCCTATAAAAGAGATGATACGGACGATTGGTATTGGGAAGATGTCTATATGAGGAATATAAAAGAGCTAACCATGTTTGCAAACAAGCAGGGTGAACATCAGGTATATGAATTTGAATCTCTTGACGAAATTCGCCTCTTTGATTCATCTTATCTTATTTCCTCCCATGATAAATGGCTTGAACTTATATCGGATGTATTTAAACGTCCTGAGCACAGTATTACAAATCTAAAGCCTCTTAAATTTGGGATGACAAACAAATCTTTTTTGTTTGAATTTGAAGGTGAAGAATATATTTTTAGAATACCGGGAGAGGGGACCGAAGCTCTTATAAATAGAAAGGAAGAATATGAAGTCTACAAGGCTATTTCTCCTTTAAATTTAAGCGATTCTATTATTTACTTTGATCCTGAAAAGGGGGTAAAAATTACCAAGTTTATTCCCAATTCCCATACTGCGGATGCCCGTAATCCTGAAGACTTAAAAAAATGTATGAAGGTAGCCCGCCGCCTGCATGAGTCCGGCTTAAATGTTGCCCATTCCTTTGATCTTCGTGAACGGATAAATTATTACGAAAAAATTGCAAACGAAAAAAAACGGTATTTTATATCATGATTATAATGAGATTAGAAATTTAATGAATGAGCTTTTAGAATTGATTGAAAATATGGAAAAACCTCACGTTTTATGTCATATAGATCTTGTGCCTGATAATTTTATAATTAGCGACGATGATGTGCATTTAATTGACTGGGAATATGCGGCTATGTGTGACCCTCTCATAGATATAGCAATGTTTGCTATTTATGCCTACTATGACAATACCGAACTTGAAAATTTGATGGAGCTTTATTTTCAAAGAAAGCCTGAAAAAGATGAAAGGCTTCGTATCTATTGCTATGTCGCTCTTTCGGGTTTTTTATGGGCCCTTTGGACTTGTTATAAAGAGGCGCTAGGCGTTAACTTTGGAGATTACGGTTTAAAGATGTACCGGTATGCAAAGGATTATTATAAAAGGGTAAAGGAAATACGATAAACATTACGGCTTGAAATACAAGCCTCCATGTTTATCTTCGAGTTTTGTGCTGCGCACAAAACATCGTTATATTTTATGCAGTTTGTAAACAAACTGCTTGAAAAAACTCTTTTCGGAAGCTGAGGCTTCCTGCAAAATTTTTTTTATATGTAGGAGGTAATTAATGATGAACACTGAAGATGAATTGGGTGTAAAGGAACTTGAATTAAAGGATAAAAATGAGATTGACTGGCTTATAACCGTATTACCCCTTGCAGTAATAATCTGCTTGACGGGATTGGTTCTTTTTTTTCCTGTAGAATCGATGAAGGTAGTTGATGCTCTTTGGTCTGTTTTTGTAAACAAACTGGGGTTTTTCTATATTTTGCTCGGCTTGGGTCTTGTTTTTACCGCCATAGGTTTAGCCGTTTCAAGATTCGGAACTGTAAAGCTGGGAAACCTTGAAAAACCGCGTTACGGGAATTTTACATGGGGTTCTATGATTTTTACCTCGACTATGGCAGCCGATATTCTTTACTGGTCGCTTATAGAGTGGGCATATTATTTTGGGGAAAGTCCCTTCGGACTGTCTTCTCTTTCATTGGCGGAAAGGCAGGATTGGGCCGCTGCCTATCCTCTATTCCATTGGGGAATAACACCATGGGCTTTTCATATAGTGCCTGCCGTAGCCTTTGCCTACATGCTCCATGTAAGGGGAAGAACAAAGCAAAAGCTGTCCGAAAGCTGTCGCCCTATTTTTGGGAATAAGATTGACGGTCCTATAGGAAAGATGATAGATGTTTTTTCCGTAATAGGATTATTGGCCGGAACTGCTACAACATTTTCGCTTGCAACTCCTCTTTTGTCTTTGGCTGTTTCTACTATTTTTGGGATCCCTCAAGGGAAGATTTTGACACTTGCCATTCTTCTTATAATAGCTGCCGTCTACACGGCTGCCGTTTTATTGGGCTTAAAGGGGATTTCTCAGCTTGCAAAGATTTCGGTTGTTTCTTTTTGTGTTCTTCTAGGTCTTGTCTTTATAGCCTCACCCAAAATCTATGTAATTGAGACAAGCATAACGGGAATCGGAAAGGTTATTCAAAACTTTTTCGGTATGTCCACATGGATGGACCCATTGCGTATTTCCGGAGAAGGCGGGGCGGGCTTCCCTCAAAACTGGACAATATTTTATTGGGCTTATTGGATAGCATGGTTTGTTGCAACTCCTTTCTTTATAGGAAAAATTTCGGAAGGCCGTACAATAAAAAATACCATAATCGGCGGTCTTATCTGCGGTATAGCGGGGACTTATTGCTCTTTTATAATCCTTGGAAATTACGGGCTTCATTTACAGGCTCATGGAATATTTGATGCGGCTTCTGCTTTAAAGGAAACGGATCCTTCTCAAGTTATCTTGCAAATTCTTAACAACCTTCCTTATGCAAAAATAGTTTTAGGTGTTTTGATAATTACGATGATAGCCTTTTATTCGAGTACCTTTGATGCAATTACTTTGGTAATAGCTTCCTATTCTCAAAAGAACCTTGAAAAACACTCGGAGCCTAAAAAGGGCTTAAGGGCATTTTGGGCTGTAGTTTTTGTAATGCTTCCTGCAGCCTTAATCCTTGTGGGAACTAATTTAAACCAGCTTCAAAGTCTTTCGATTATAGCCGCCTTTCCTTTAGGAATTATAATAATATTGATAGTTATAAGTCTTTTTAAGGAACTAAAACATAACGGAGGATATAGGTAAGCTCTACGCCCCTTGTTCCTTTTTTGTTTTAGTACTATAATGCTTGCAATTATCAATAAAATAGGAGTTTTTTATGCGAAGGGAACATGACTTACTCGGAGAGTTGGATATTCCGGAAGATGCTTATTACGGTATTCAAACTTTCCGAAGTGTTGAAAATTTTCAAATTACAGGATTAAGGCTCTGTGATTTTCCCGATTTTATTAAGGGGCTTGCTTATACAAAGCAGGCAGCAGCCGAAGCTAACCATGAACTCGGCTATTTAAGCGATGAAGTTTACAAGGCTATGATTCAAGCTTGTAAAGAGGTTGCCGAAGGCAAATTCGACAAAGAATTTGTAGTCGATATGATTCAGGGCGGAGCGGGAACTTCTACCAATATGAATGCAAACGAAGTTATAGCCAACCGCGCAAACGAAATTTTAGGAAAGGCTAAGGGAACTTATTCGCCATGCCATCCCAATAATCATGTAAACTTTGCCCAGTCTACAAACGATGCCTATCCTACAGCTGCAAAGCTCGGCATCTCGTTAAATACACCGGCTCTTATAGATGAGCTTAAATCCCTCATTTCTTCTTTTAGAAAAAAAGCCCAAGAACTTGGAGACAATATCAAGATGGGAAGAACCCAGCTTCAAGATGCCGTACCCATGACTCTCGGCCAAGAATTTGAATCCTATGCCGCTTCTTTGGAAAGCGAAATTCCTCAGATTCAGTTTGCAAGGGAAAATCTTCACACCATAAATATGGGAGCTACCGCAATCGGAACAGGTATCAACTCGGATCCTAACTATACACCGAAAGTAACCTCTCATTTGGCAAAGATTTCGGGGCTTGATCTAAAGGCTGCAAAGAACATGATAGCCGCCACGAACGATACCTCCGACTTTGTAACATATTCTTCCGAGTTAAAGCGCCTTTCTGCAAAGCTTTCAAAGATATGCAGCGATTTACGCCTTCTTTCTTCGGGCCCCAGAACAGGACTTTACGATATAAGTCTTCCTCCGATGCAGCCCGGTTCTTCTATCATGCCCGGAAAGGTAAACCCCGTTATCCCTGAGGTTGTCAATCAAGTTTGCTATAGGGTTATCGGAAACGATACGGCTGTTGTTTTAGCTGCAGAATCGGGCCAGCTTGAGCTCAATGTTTTTGAACCCGTTATGATTTATTCTATCTTTGAGTCTATTAAACTTCTTATAAATGCAATGAAGACATTGAGAGAAAGATGCGTTACGGGCATTGTAGGAAACTACGCTCATTGTAAGGAGAGTGTTCACCGAAGCATCGGCTTGGTTACCGCCTTAAATCCAGTCATCGGTTATGAGGCATCCTCCGATATTGCAAAGACAGCCTTGCGTGATAACCGCAGCGTTTATGACCTTGTTTTGGAAAGAGGCCTTCTTTCAAAAGAAAAATTGGATGAGGTTCTAAAACCCGAAAACATGACAAAGCCTAAGAACATGGTAAAAGCTTAATCTGTAATCTTAATTTCAGTGCGTCTATTTTAGACGCACTTTTTTTATTTCAATAAAGTAATTTCTTATTTTATAAAAGCCGTAATTACAATTTGACATAAATCTAAAAAGAGTGTATAATTTACTAACTTTGTTAGTTAATTGTCTATAAAAAACTTATTTTTAACTTTTTGTCAATTAACATACAAAAAAGGAGTTTCTATGAAAAATATTGTTAAAATTTTCATCGGTTGTCTTCTAATTCTTGGTGTGCTGACTTCTTGCAGCAAAGAAGAAGGCAAAAAGGCTTTGATGGTCGGTATGGTTACAGATGCCGGAACTATAGACGATAAATCCTTTAACCAAGGAACATGGGAAGGTATTAAAAAAGCTGAAAAAGATCTTGGTGTAAAGGTTAAATATCTAAAACCTGTCGGAACAACCGAAGCCGACTACATCAAAGAAATTTCAAACCTCTATGATTCAGGATATAAATTTATTATTTGTCCCGGATTTAAATTTGAGACGGCCGTATTTAAAGCTCAGTCCAAGTACAAGGATGCCAAGTTTATCATAATCGACGGAAATGCTCATCCTGCCGATTCATATGATGCCCAAAACGGACCTAATACAATCGGAATCAGCTTTTTAGAAAATGAAGCCGGTTTCTTGGCAGGTGTTGCCGCTGCTTTACAGCAAAAAACAGGAAATTTCGGCTTTATCGGCGGTATGGAAATCCCTGCTGTACAAAAATTTAACTGGGGATGGCAGCAAGGTATTAAATATGCAAACGAAAACCTCGGTACCAAAATTGAAATCTATCCTGAAAACTTTATATATCAGGGCGGATTTTCCGACATTGCAGCAGGTCAGCAGATTGCCGCTTCTATGTATGATAGGGGCGTTACCGTAATTCATGCTGCAGCCGGAGGTGTAGGTGTAGGCGTTATCAACGAAGCTAAAACCAGAACTCAGGCAGGAAAAAAAGTTTGGGTAGTAGGTGTCGACGTTGATCAATATGCAGAAGGAGTTATAGGAGACGGTTCTTCTATAATTCTTACATCTGCTATGAAGTATCTTGATAAGGCTTCATACGATATGGTTAAGGAAGAATTAAACGGAACATTTACAGGCGGACGCTCATTATTGTTCTCTGTAAAAGAAAACGGTGTTGGAATTCCTGCTAAAAATCCTAACCTTTCCGATGATGTTCAAAAAAAGGTAAATGAAATTTATCAAAAAATAAAGAAGGGTGAGATTGTAGTAAGTGCAGCTCAAGGCGATTTATTTAAATAAAACTTAAAGAAGTTTACAAAGCCCTCTTTCTAAAGAAAGTGCTTTTCCAAGGAAGGGGGCCGTTTCTTATTTTTTGAGGAGTTCAAATTGTCCCATTCTGATTATGTGATTGAAATGAGAAATATCCGCAAGGAATTTCCCGGAATCGTAGCAAACGATGATATAAGCCTGTGCGTTAAACAGGGAGAAATACATGCGATTTTGGGAGAAAACGGAGCGGGGAAGTCGACTCTGATGAGCATCCTCTTCGGGCTTTACCATGCCGATAGAGGAGAAATCTATGTAAAGGGAAACAAGGTAAAAATAAACAGCCCAAATGATGCAAATGATCTAGGGATAGGAATGGTGCATCAGCATTTTAAGCTCATCCATAATTTTACCGTAACCGAAAATATTATTTTGGGTAAAGAAGGCGGTTTTATCCTAAACAAAAAAGAAGCCGAAAAACGGATAAAAGAGTTAAGCGATAAATACGGTCTTTTTATTGAACCTGATGCTCTTATAAGCAATATCACTGTCGGTATGCAGCAAAGGGTTGAAATATTAAAAATGCTTTATAGGAATGCCGACATCCTAATCTTCGATGAGCCGACGGCAGTTTTAACCCCTCAAGAAATAAACGAACTTATGCAGATTATGCGGAACCTTGCCGCAGAAGGTAAGGCCATAATTCTTATTACCCATAAATTACAGGAAATTTTGGATGCAGCCGACAAGTGTACGATTATAAGGCGGGGAAAACTCATAGATGTTGTCGATGTGGCTTCTACAACCAAAAATGAACTTGCCTCCAAGATGGTGGGCCGTCCTGTAGACTTTAAGGTTCCGAAAGGGCCTTCAAATCCGGGAAAGCCGATTCTTGAAATTAAAAACTTAAACGTATTAAAAGAAAAAAAACTGCCTGCAGTAAGCAATTTTTCTCTTGAGGTCAGGGCAGGAGAAATCGTAGGTATAGCCGGCGTAGACGGAAACGGTCAAAGCGAGCTGGTCTATGCGCTTTCGGAGCTCATGCCGGTCGAGTCCGGCAGTATAATTTTAGACGGAAAAGATATTACAAACTTTTCCGTAAGAAAAAGAGCAGAATCGGGCTTAGGCCATGTTCCTGAAGACAGGCAAAAACACGGCCTTGTGTTACAGTATTCTATTGCCGAAAACATGGTCATAAAATCCTATTACACAAAAAACTTCCAAAAACACGGATTTTTAAATAAGGAAAAAATAAACTTCTTTGCTCAAAAAATCAGCGAAGTCTTCGATGTCCGCTCCGGTTCAGGTATAGAATCCAAAGCGGGAAATTTGAGCGGCGGTAATCAGCAAAAGGCGATTTTAGGAAGGGAAATTACCCTTGATCCGCCTCTTTTAATAGCGGTAAACCCTACGAGAGGACTTGATGTAGGAGCTATAGAATCTATCCACAAGGAACTCGTAAAACACAGGGATAACGGAAGGGCTGTTCTTTTAATTTCTTTTGAACTTGACGAAATATTTAACCTTTCAGATAGGATAGCAGTAATGCACAGGGGGGCTTTAAGCGGAATTGTACGCCCTGAAGAAACCACCGCCGAAGAAGTAGGGCTTATGATGGCCGGCATGGGAGGAAAAAATGAGTAAGCTTAAAATACGATTTAAAGACTTTAATATAGCCGAAAACAATTTTATTATCAGTTTTTCCGCTGTTTTACTCGGTCTTATTGCCGGTGCCGTTTTTATAGCCGTTTTAGGAACAAATCCGTTTTCGGCCTTTTCCTACCTTTTCCGGGGCGG
Proteins encoded in this window:
- a CDS encoding GrdX family protein; its protein translation is MQKDSQTNQRLIITNNPKVKAFYEEDRTGLKNRYALKFLDSRDEVFKTVRDLIHSNWKLLNHAMAGNIPLHKHPYRSMALEQQEKLDTNSLILWESAMERVKRGKTPPYPDDVLEDFQELDYNLFSGSVKF
- a CDS encoding alanine/glycine:cation symporter family protein, with amino-acid sequence MEQFLQNLTSLVSSANGFIWGVYFLIPLLCGTGLFFTIRLGGVQFTKFGAGWKRLFGNFSLSGKEAGKHGMSSFQAVATAIAAQVGTGNLVGAMTALIMGGPGAIFWMWLAALAGMATNFAEASIAQIYKTKDDSGQTVGGPAYYISAGLKNKVGEGFAKFLAGFFAIAIILALGFMGNMVQANSISDAFQNAFHIPTWITGAVLAVIAGIIFMGGVKRIASVTEKVVPIMAIVYIVVGLIVIIINAAQIPEMFAMIFKGAFNPKAVWGGALGFGMGRAVRYGVARGLFSNEAGMGSTPHAHAVADVKHPVEQGVLGIVAVFIDTFIVLNITVFTVLSSGVVQFEGGEATMKGIKLVQEAFAQHLFGSTFGYLFIAVCLFFFAFSTIIGWYYFGETNIRYLFGTKGLIPYQLLVVIFIFVGSLLKIDLVWELTDFFNGIMVIPNLIALLFLSGTVAKVLRDYNKGLPYDASQYK
- a CDS encoding NTP transferase domain-containing protein → MKRRYFQIIKLMQKDKDISQRNIAKTLKISLAYVNKILFDMEHDGFLYTEGVPPFGKKRLTENALKAFEECKVDNAIIMAAGFGSRFVPLTYATPKGLLEVFGERMIERQIEQLKTAGINDITIVVGYLKETFEYLIDKYGVKFVYNPDFKN
- a CDS encoding phosphotransferase family protein; translated protein: MNELLELIENMEKPHVLCHIDLVPDNFIISDDDVHLIDWEYAAMCDPLIDIAMFAIYAYYDNTELENLMELYFQRKPEKDERLRIYCYVALSGFLWALWTCYKEALGVNFGDYGLKMYRYAKDYYKRVKEIR
- a CDS encoding BCCT family transporter, yielding MMNTEDELGVKELELKDKNEIDWLITVLPLAVIICLTGLVLFFPVESMKVVDALWSVFVNKLGFFYILLGLGLVFTAIGLAVSRFGTVKLGNLEKPRYGNFTWGSMIFTSTMAADILYWSLIEWAYYFGESPFGLSSLSLAERQDWAAAYPLFHWGITPWAFHIVPAVAFAYMLHVRGRTKQKLSESCRPIFGNKIDGPIGKMIDVFSVIGLLAGTATTFSLATPLLSLAVSTIFGIPQGKILTLAILLIIAAVYTAAVLLGLKGISQLAKISVVSFCVLLGLVFIASPKIYVIETSITGIGKVIQNFFGMSTWMDPLRISGEGGAGFPQNWTIFYWAYWIAWFVATPFFIGKISEGRTIKNTIIGGLICGIAGTYCSFIILGNYGLHLQAHGIFDAASALKETDPSQVILQILNNLPYAKIVLGVLIITMIAFYSSTFDAITLVIASYSQKNLEKHSEPKKGLRAFWAVVFVMLPAALILVGTNLNQLQSLSIIAAFPLGIIIILIVISLFKELKHNGGYR
- a CDS encoding aspartate ammonia-lyase — its product is MRREHDLLGELDIPEDAYYGIQTFRSVENFQITGLRLCDFPDFIKGLAYTKQAAAEANHELGYLSDEVYKAMIQACKEVAEGKFDKEFVVDMIQGGAGTSTNMNANEVIANRANEILGKAKGTYSPCHPNNHVNFAQSTNDAYPTAAKLGISLNTPALIDELKSLISSFRKKAQELGDNIKMGRTQLQDAVPMTLGQEFESYAASLESEIPQIQFARENLHTINMGATAIGTGINSDPNYTPKVTSHLAKISGLDLKAAKNMIAATNDTSDFVTYSSELKRLSAKLSKICSDLRLLSSGPRTGLYDISLPPMQPGSSIMPGKVNPVIPEVVNQVCYRVIGNDTAVVLAAESGQLELNVFEPVMIYSIFESIKLLINAMKTLRERCVTGIVGNYAHCKESVHRSIGLVTALNPVIGYEASSDIAKTALRDNRSVYDLVLERGLLSKEKLDEVLKPENMTKPKNMVKA
- a CDS encoding BMP family lipoprotein codes for the protein MKNIVKIFIGCLLILGVLTSCSKEEGKKALMVGMVTDAGTIDDKSFNQGTWEGIKKAEKDLGVKVKYLKPVGTTEADYIKEISNLYDSGYKFIICPGFKFETAVFKAQSKYKDAKFIIIDGNAHPADSYDAQNGPNTIGISFLENEAGFLAGVAAALQQKTGNFGFIGGMEIPAVQKFNWGWQQGIKYANENLGTKIEIYPENFIYQGGFSDIAAGQQIAASMYDRGVTVIHAAAGGVGVGVINEAKTRTQAGKKVWVVGVDVDQYAEGVIGDGSSIILTSAMKYLDKASYDMVKEELNGTFTGGRSLLFSVKENGVGIPAKNPNLSDDVQKKVNEIYQKIKKGEIVVSAAQGDLFK
- a CDS encoding ABC transporter ATP-binding protein; the protein is MSHSDYVIEMRNIRKEFPGIVANDDISLCVKQGEIHAILGENGAGKSTLMSILFGLYHADRGEIYVKGNKVKINSPNDANDLGIGMVHQHFKLIHNFTVTENIILGKEGGFILNKKEAEKRIKELSDKYGLFIEPDALISNITVGMQQRVEILKMLYRNADILIFDEPTAVLTPQEINELMQIMRNLAAEGKAIILITHKLQEILDAADKCTIIRRGKLIDVVDVASTTKNELASKMVGRPVDFKVPKGPSNPGKPILEIKNLNVLKEKKLPAVSNFSLEVRAGEIVGIAGVDGNGQSELVYALSELMPVESGSIILDGKDITNFSVRKRAESGLGHVPEDRQKHGLVLQYSIAENMVIKSYYTKNFQKHGFLNKEKINFFAQKISEVFDVRSGSGIESKAGNLSGGNQQKAILGREITLDPPLLIAVNPTRGLDVGAIESIHKELVKHRDNGRAVLLISFELDEIFNLSDRIAVMHRGALSGIVRPEETTAEEVGLMMAGMGGKNE